From one Microbulbifer sp. A4B17 genomic stretch:
- a CDS encoding alpha/beta fold hydrolase: MKVLNLVFLLGSLSFFTGYTAAKEVRIDDSLTIHYEQAGRGDTTIIFIPGWMMSTKVFEHQLTYFEDSTKYRALTYDPRGQGKSSKPVEGHTYQQHARDLALLIEKLELDSVILAGWSYGVTEQLAYLNQFGTDKIKAMIMIDTGPDISGASRDEWVWYLNDDSDGYSRSFTEGIIEDRDAVISEFVKWMLENPTPENVAWVSDIANQTSSSVAAITNATGFYLDYSDDLKALEGKIPLLYVVRNEAKEVADKWIKANTPSATTAYMGRHMMFWERPDEFNAVIDQFLENMETK; encoded by the coding sequence ATGAAGGTTCTGAATTTAGTATTTTTATTAGGCAGCCTGTCTTTTTTTACTGGTTATACGGCAGCAAAGGAAGTCAGGATTGACGACTCCCTTACCATTCACTACGAGCAGGCCGGAAGGGGGGATACTACGATTATCTTTATTCCCGGCTGGATGATGTCCACAAAAGTTTTTGAACATCAACTTACCTATTTCGAAGACTCTACCAAGTATCGCGCACTTACTTATGACCCTCGAGGCCAGGGCAAGTCATCCAAGCCTGTTGAAGGTCACACCTATCAGCAACACGCACGGGACCTGGCTCTACTGATTGAAAAACTGGAGCTTGATAGCGTGATTCTCGCGGGCTGGTCCTATGGCGTGACCGAGCAACTGGCTTACCTGAACCAGTTCGGCACTGACAAGATAAAAGCCATGATTATGATCGACACCGGCCCGGATATTTCTGGAGCCAGCCGGGACGAGTGGGTCTGGTATCTGAATGATGATTCAGACGGATACTCGCGCTCATTCACTGAGGGCATTATTGAGGACCGCGATGCTGTAATTTCAGAGTTCGTTAAATGGATGCTTGAGAATCCAACACCTGAAAATGTTGCCTGGGTATCCGATATCGCTAATCAAACCTCTAGCAGCGTTGCTGCAATTACCAATGCTACCGGTTTTTACCTCGACTACAGCGACGATCTTAAGGCCCTTGAAGGAAAAATACCCCTTTTATACGTGGTGAGAAATGAAGCAAAAGAAGTGGCTGACAAATGGATCAAAGCCAACACCCCCTCTGCCACTACCGCTTACATGGGAAGGCATATGATGTTTTGGGAAAGACCCGACGAGTTCAATGCGGTGATTGATCAATTCCTGGAAAATATGGAAACCAAGTAG
- a CDS encoding alpha/beta hydrolase — protein MKVLFLVLVSTFSIAVNASELVLAQKLKFESDFLGEKRTILVKLPEQYDVSDKKYPVLYVLHAQWDMLSTLSTVDLLEGQVPNFIVIGVEGMGMELRPDQGKPTAFSQFLSREVVPYVNNNYRTADFSILSGHSNAGRFVLDYWLNNKAPFSQYYAFSPSLEDSYINGRVSNLAAKKLKVMPPLTVTIANEGEHMQTPFDNLSQALTGLSDTSFTFQKFPEQSHRTTKHHSMQFALQHTFDGWEPAYELKVSGFNELTNHYRNLSEKFGFKVLIPTNTLQRLMAHYAISKSENAANELKMHIAYTLEEISTGIDATIETADYLLNNGYAEAGEIILKEMCNQAKDHTRCKG, from the coding sequence ATGAAAGTTTTATTCTTGGTTCTTGTAAGTACTTTTTCGATTGCAGTGAATGCTTCAGAGCTTGTTCTTGCACAAAAATTGAAATTTGAATCGGATTTTCTTGGTGAGAAAAGAACTATTCTGGTGAAACTGCCTGAGCAATATGATGTTAGCGACAAAAAATACCCTGTACTCTACGTATTACACGCACAGTGGGACATGCTTTCTACCCTATCTACGGTCGATTTGCTTGAGGGGCAGGTGCCCAACTTTATTGTAATTGGTGTGGAAGGTATGGGAATGGAACTGCGTCCAGACCAGGGGAAACCAACGGCCTTCTCACAATTCTTAAGCAGGGAGGTTGTGCCCTATGTTAACAATAACTATAGAACCGCAGATTTCAGTATCTTATCCGGGCACTCCAACGCTGGCCGCTTTGTGTTGGACTACTGGTTAAATAACAAAGCTCCATTCTCACAGTACTATGCCTTCAGCCCATCTCTAGAGGATAGCTATATTAATGGACGCGTTTCCAATTTAGCGGCAAAAAAACTCAAAGTAATGCCCCCATTGACGGTTACTATCGCTAACGAGGGGGAGCATATGCAAACCCCGTTTGACAACTTGAGCCAGGCCCTCACGGGTCTCTCTGATACGAGCTTTACTTTCCAGAAATTCCCGGAGCAATCCCACAGAACGACTAAGCATCACTCCATGCAATTCGCCCTGCAACATACCTTTGATGGCTGGGAGCCAGCTTACGAGTTAAAAGTCAGCGGGTTTAACGAGCTGACAAATCACTATCGTAACTTATCCGAAAAATTTGGTTTCAAAGTACTGATCCCCACTAATACCTTGCAGCGCTTAATGGCCCACTATGCTATTTCCAAGTCTGAAAACGCAGCTAATGAACTGAAAATGCATATCGCATATACCCTCGAAGAAATCTCAACAGGGATCGATGCCACCATCGAGACCGCAGACTATTTGCTGAACAATGGCTATGCAGAGGCAGGGGAAATCATACTAAAAGAAATGTGCAACCAGGCTAAAGATCATACCCGTTGCAAAGGCTGA